Proteins from a genomic interval of Candidatus Fokinia cryptica:
- a CDS encoding YebC/PmpR family DNA-binding transcriptional regulator: protein MAGHSKFKNIMHRKSAQDRKKARTFTKIVKLIKGALTFGSDPSSNPRLKTALALGKEENIPKDVILNAIESKEGASDNEEEVRYEGYGPYGVPVIIETITDNRNRTAGEIRAVFSKFGGNLGELGSVSHMFNRVGVLLYNKSTSYDTFIERALVPHVIDCVELESFYELTTEWDALHDIIEVLLNTFGTPKEWEIEWRPTFIVKLESDNMDVIRKMLDALYNLDDVEKVFQNVGI, encoded by the coding sequence ATGGCTGGGCATTCTAAATTCAAAAATATAATGCATAGAAAAAGTGCACAGGATAGGAAAAAAGCTCGTACATTTACCAAAATTGTAAAACTAATAAAAGGTGCCCTCACCTTTGGTAGTGATCCATCATCAAATCCTAGATTAAAAACTGCTCTTGCCTTAGGAAAAGAAGAAAATATACCAAAGGATGTAATATTAAATGCTATAGAAAGTAAGGAAGGAGCATCAGATAATGAAGAAGAAGTAAGATATGAAGGATATGGACCATATGGTGTACCAGTAATTATTGAAACTATTACGGATAATAGAAATAGAACTGCAGGAGAGATAAGAGCAGTTTTTAGTAAATTTGGAGGTAACTTAGGAGAGCTTGGAAGTGTTTCTCATATGTTTAATAGAGTTGGGGTATTACTATATAATAAATCAACATCGTACGATACTTTTATTGAAAGAGCTCTCGTTCCTCATGTAATAGATTGTGTGGAATTAGAGTCATTTTACGAATTAACTACTGAATGGGATGCGTTACACGATATTATAGAAGTGTTACTTAATACTTTTGGTACCCCTAAGGAGTGGGAGATAGAATGGCGTCCAACTTTTATAGTAAAATTGGAGAGCGATAATATGGATGTTATAAGGAAAATGCTGGACGCTCTCTACAATTTAGACGACGTAGAAAAGGTGTTTCAAAACGTAGGTATATAA
- a CDS encoding alpha/beta hydrolase, with amino-acid sequence MRRYLLFSFHGYGSNGSNMRNMALSFIEGLSNVDIISPDGIEPFEDMPWHEGARMWFSLRNNTRYIMQELACAAASKFLPRILEKAKEYDVLEENIILSGFSQGAMLAWELAKILPRVPRAIIGLSGLILTPALTINPSRADDLNKKTSILFCHGDLDNVIPIQDMKISLSALKGRCINYELFIDRGAMHVITDNMVRKIRYFLRKIIL; translated from the coding sequence ATGCGAAGATATCTTCTCTTTTCATTCCATGGATACGGTTCTAATGGTTCTAATATGAGAAATATGGCACTTTCTTTTATAGAAGGACTTAGTAACGTCGATATAATTTCTCCAGATGGAATTGAGCCGTTCGAGGATATGCCTTGGCACGAAGGTGCTCGTATGTGGTTTTCATTACGAAATAACACTCGATATATAATGCAGGAACTTGCTTGTGCAGCGGCTTCTAAGTTTTTACCTCGTATACTAGAAAAAGCAAAAGAATACGACGTGCTAGAGGAGAATATTATCCTTAGTGGATTTTCACAAGGGGCAATGTTAGCATGGGAATTAGCTAAAATTTTACCAAGGGTACCGAGGGCAATTATAGGACTATCTGGACTCATCTTAACTCCTGCATTAACAATAAATCCATCTAGGGCTGATGATTTGAACAAAAAAACATCAATTCTTTTTTGTCATGGAGATCTCGACAACGTAATACCAATCCAAGATATGAAAATATCGCTGAGTGCATTAAAAGGAAGGTGTATAAACTATGAACTTTTTATAGACAGAGGAGCAATGCATGTTATTACCGATAATATGGTGCGGAAAATTCGGTATTTTTTACGAAAGATTATTTTATAA
- the secA gene encoding preprotein translocase subunit SecA: MFLKFLKRFFLGNGDKKYINNAYEVVRQINALEETFQKMADAEISSYIPLIKQKISNGCVLNEVLPETFALVREASIRSIGKRHFDVQLIGGIILHDGDIAEMPTGEGKTLVATLSAVLNALLEKGVHIITTNSYLAGRDSELMGRIYNFLGLSVSCILSSMSNTEKRAAYRSDIIYGTNSEFGFDHLRDHLHYKLIDMVQEQHYYAIIDEADSILIDEGRTPLIISGASSTDTSIYSKINDIVSTFTAISYEIDHKNKSVLLTDDGAENVENIVIKHKLIAKDSKLYDAENLHILHYIEQALKAHKLFKKDVDYIVKNGTAMIIDEFTGRVLQGRRYSDGLHQAIEAKEGLRIHPENEIIASITLQNYFRMYDKIAGMTGTAKTEERELQEIYSLNVRKVPPNKPLIRVDEEDVVFRTEKEKNKAIVNEIVKAHLKGQPVLIGTVSVERSELISHLLEKERVPHKVLNAKHDAQEAEIISDAGRLKAVTVATNMAGRGTDIELGGKAPLMVEEFDKHNEDANKVKELGGLLVIGTERHESRRIDQQLRGRAGRQGDPGRSIFFLSLEDDLMKLFGSAKLSVFLQKLGIREDEAITHPWITKAIQRAQQKVEMRNFELRKNLIQYDDVINKQRKIIYAKRLEYLTRGDFLNDDINSTITSFFQKLVEQSYNESYDEFDVEKIQNIVDELIGGGYQILVQDNQHFKSYSKKITEGLVDFVSDIIVKLREENDDFLTAIQNTLLSILDTFWREHLKFLEYLRVGISLRSYGQKNPLHEYNIEAFNAFQKMKNDANYVMAEKIFMIIKHYRNKNSEVEEKLITEELNEKRTVIRRNAECPCGSGRRYKHCHGKY; the protein is encoded by the coding sequence ATGTTTCTGAAATTTCTAAAACGTTTTTTCTTGGGAAATGGCGATAAAAAGTATATTAATAATGCTTATGAGGTAGTAAGGCAGATTAATGCATTAGAAGAGACATTTCAAAAAATGGCGGATGCTGAAATATCCTCATACATACCTCTAATAAAACAGAAGATTAGCAATGGTTGTGTTTTAAACGAGGTGCTTCCGGAGACGTTCGCTCTTGTGAGGGAAGCTAGTATACGCAGTATAGGAAAAAGACATTTTGATGTTCAGCTCATCGGAGGGATAATTTTGCATGATGGGGATATAGCAGAAATGCCTACTGGAGAAGGTAAAACGTTGGTTGCTACTCTTTCTGCTGTATTAAATGCACTACTAGAGAAAGGTGTACATATAATTACTACAAATTCTTACTTAGCAGGTAGAGATTCAGAGTTAATGGGGAGAATTTATAATTTCTTGGGATTATCAGTATCATGTATACTAAGTTCTATGAGTAATACTGAAAAAAGAGCTGCGTATAGAAGCGATATAATTTATGGTACCAATAGTGAATTTGGATTTGATCATTTACGAGATCACCTGCATTACAAATTGATAGATATGGTACAAGAGCAACATTACTATGCTATTATTGACGAGGCGGATAGTATATTGATAGACGAAGGACGTACTCCCTTAATAATTTCGGGCGCAAGCTCAACCGATACGTCAATTTATTCTAAAATAAATGATATTGTTTCTACTTTTACTGCGATAAGTTACGAAATAGATCACAAAAATAAATCTGTATTGCTAACAGATGACGGAGCAGAAAATGTCGAAAATATAGTAATAAAGCATAAACTTATAGCTAAAGATAGTAAACTGTATGATGCAGAAAATTTACACATACTTCATTATATTGAACAAGCTTTAAAAGCTCATAAGCTCTTTAAGAAAGATGTGGATTACATTGTAAAAAATGGTACTGCAATGATTATCGACGAATTTACAGGACGTGTGTTGCAAGGACGTCGCTATTCAGATGGTTTGCATCAAGCAATAGAAGCGAAAGAAGGATTGCGTATACATCCTGAGAATGAAATTATTGCATCAATTACATTGCAAAATTATTTTAGGATGTATGATAAAATTGCTGGAATGACCGGTACAGCTAAAACGGAAGAACGAGAATTACAGGAAATATATTCTCTTAACGTACGTAAGGTACCGCCAAATAAACCACTTATTAGAGTAGATGAAGAAGATGTAGTTTTTAGAACGGAAAAAGAGAAAAATAAAGCAATTGTTAATGAAATTGTGAAAGCTCATTTAAAGGGGCAACCAGTATTGATAGGGACAGTAAGTGTAGAGAGATCAGAACTGATATCTCATTTACTTGAGAAAGAACGTGTGCCACATAAAGTGCTAAATGCAAAACATGATGCACAGGAGGCGGAAATTATTAGTGATGCTGGTAGGCTGAAGGCAGTTACAGTTGCAACTAATATGGCTGGTAGAGGTACAGATATAGAGCTTGGTGGTAAAGCTCCGTTAATGGTAGAGGAATTTGATAAACATAATGAAGATGCAAATAAAGTAAAAGAATTAGGTGGTTTACTTGTGATAGGAACGGAAAGACATGAATCTAGGAGGATAGATCAGCAACTTAGAGGTAGAGCTGGAAGGCAAGGTGATCCAGGACGTAGTATATTCTTTTTATCGTTAGAGGATGATTTGATGAAGCTTTTTGGTTCCGCTAAATTATCTGTGTTTTTGCAGAAATTAGGAATACGAGAGGATGAAGCAATTACTCATCCTTGGATTACAAAAGCTATACAAAGAGCTCAGCAAAAAGTAGAAATGCGTAATTTCGAACTTAGGAAAAACTTGATACAGTATGATGATGTCATTAATAAGCAAAGGAAAATAATATATGCAAAACGATTAGAGTATCTTACTAGAGGAGATTTCCTAAATGATGATATTAACTCTACCATTACATCATTTTTTCAAAAGCTTGTGGAGCAGTCATATAATGAAAGTTATGATGAATTTGACGTAGAGAAAATTCAAAACATAGTAGATGAGTTAATAGGTGGAGGATATCAGATACTAGTGCAAGATAATCAGCATTTTAAAAGTTATTCCAAAAAAATTACTGAAGGATTAGTGGATTTTGTAAGCGATATTATAGTAAAATTACGTGAAGAAAATGATGATTTTCTAACTGCTATACAAAATACATTACTAAGTATCCTCGACACTTTCTGGAGAGAACATTTGAAGTTTTTAGAATACTTAAGAGTTGGTATTAGTTTACGTTCATATGGTCAGAAAAATCCATTACACGAGTATAATATTGAAGCATTTAATGCATTTCAAAAAATGAAGAATGATGCTAACTATGTTATGGCAGAAAAAATATTTATGATTATCAAACACTATAGAAACAAGAACTCTGAAGTAGAAGAAAAACTTATAACAGAAGAGCTAAATGAAAAAAGAACTGTTATAAGGCGTAATGCGGAGTGTCCATGTGGTAGCGGAAGACGTTATAAGCATTGTCATGGAAAGTATTGA
- a CDS encoding UDP-N-acetylmuramoyl-tripeptide--D-alanyl-D-alanine ligase, with protein sequence MLSLKTVLLILSRESITHEVFKVSKEGVFKYESEDIPLSFFSFSSNDIRRDTIFIGLYGSRHNGSNFACDAIRNGAKVVLINTKKPIASYDSLGEHSAFVILTKDTMRAFYSIAQYKRNIIDGIVICITGSYGKTTIKEMIVNSLNRLFVRIYDQNHTYAVANEGNKNTMISLMQTLCNANENLDCLVLELGMSSRGEIRKMVTLAKPHIAMLVSISNAHFQSFNTVQDICQAKCEIFKHKDSLCILNTNMNSFEKIYKSLKKCKREIVLYGSASTEYKLRNFTSHLVEDDFSTDVEAVICGRTMKYKIGDIGAHIVENSIASICAISCICRMLTVDYENILLRYNHILSGFKALQGRGAATFCKIKTGRFLLLDESYNNPPNAIMAAIDRAIVFAEAMNSRAIAVLGDMAELGTLAEEEHTRALTYVANSNLELVFLIGENMEKALSEIVESKQKIQIFSTYNELLNEINNTLRENDVLVVKGARNMALNRIVEAFIKDPAQRLV encoded by the coding sequence ATGCTTTCGCTAAAAACTGTTTTACTTATACTTAGTCGAGAGTCTATTACACACGAAGTATTTAAAGTATCGAAAGAAGGGGTTTTCAAATATGAATCGGAAGATATACCATTATCTTTTTTTTCATTTTCTAGCAATGATATAAGAAGAGATACTATATTTATTGGATTATATGGAAGTAGGCATAATGGCTCTAATTTCGCATGCGATGCTATCCGAAATGGTGCAAAAGTTGTATTAATAAACACTAAAAAGCCAATTGCTTCGTATGATTCTTTAGGGGAACATTCCGCATTCGTAATACTTACCAAAGATACGATGAGAGCGTTCTATTCTATCGCCCAATATAAGCGAAATATTATTGATGGAATAGTGATATGTATTACAGGTAGTTACGGTAAAACTACTATAAAAGAAATGATAGTGAACTCTTTAAATAGGCTCTTCGTAAGAATATACGATCAAAATCATACTTATGCTGTCGCAAATGAAGGAAATAAGAACACAATGATAAGCCTAATGCAGACTCTTTGTAATGCAAATGAAAATTTGGACTGTTTAGTACTAGAATTGGGTATGAGTTCTAGAGGTGAAATACGAAAAATGGTAACACTTGCAAAACCACACATAGCAATGTTGGTTTCTATAAGTAATGCTCATTTTCAGTCTTTTAATACTGTTCAGGATATTTGCCAAGCAAAATGTGAGATTTTTAAGCATAAAGATAGCTTATGCATACTAAATACTAATATGAATTCCTTTGAAAAAATCTATAAATCTTTGAAAAAATGTAAAAGGGAAATAGTACTTTACGGTAGTGCTAGTACAGAGTACAAACTTAGAAATTTCACTTCCCATTTAGTAGAAGATGACTTCTCTACGGATGTAGAAGCTGTTATATGTGGTAGAACAATGAAATATAAAATAGGTGATATAGGTGCACACATCGTAGAGAATAGTATCGCTTCAATCTGTGCAATTTCTTGTATATGCCGAATGCTAACTGTAGATTACGAAAACATATTATTGAGATATAATCATATATTATCTGGATTTAAAGCATTACAAGGACGTGGTGCAGCAACTTTTTGTAAAATTAAGACAGGACGCTTTTTATTACTAGACGAGTCCTATAATAATCCACCAAATGCTATTATGGCGGCAATTGATAGGGCTATTGTATTTGCAGAAGCAATGAATAGTAGGGCAATTGCAGTACTAGGAGATATGGCAGAACTCGGTACATTAGCTGAGGAAGAGCATACAAGAGCATTAACATATGTTGCAAATAGTAACTTGGAATTAGTATTTTTAATAGGTGAAAATATGGAAAAAGCACTATCCGAAATAGTTGAGAGCAAACAAAAAATTCAAATCTTTAGTACTTATAATGAACTACTAAATGAGATAAATAATACGTTGCGTGAAAACGATGTGCTAGTTGTGAAAGGAGCTAGAAATATGGCTTTAAACAGAATTGTAGAAGCCTTTATTAAAGATCCAGCACAACGATTAGTATAG